Proteins co-encoded in one Ralstonia sp. RRA genomic window:
- the leuE gene encoding leucine efflux protein LeuE, with protein MNAFMLAHFGVTEFWTFLLGTIFIVLLPGPNSMYVLSVAARRGVRAGYQGACGVFLGDAILMVLSAAGVASLLKASPALFYVVKYIGAAYLAWIGLQMLRGALNNWRARKAGESVEQTTAPADEANPFKKALVISLLNPKAILFFISFFIQFVDPHYALPVVSFVVLGLVCQVCSFLYLTTIIFVGARLAAAFRARRRLSAGMSSGVGAMFIGFSAKLATATLN; from the coding sequence ATGAACGCCTTTATGCTCGCCCACTTCGGCGTCACCGAGTTCTGGACCTTCCTGCTCGGCACGATCTTCATCGTGCTGCTGCCGGGGCCGAATTCGATGTACGTGCTGTCGGTGGCGGCCCGTCGCGGTGTACGCGCGGGCTACCAGGGCGCATGCGGCGTGTTTCTGGGCGATGCCATCCTGATGGTGCTGTCGGCGGCGGGCGTGGCTTCGCTGTTGAAGGCGAGTCCGGCGCTGTTCTACGTCGTGAAGTACATCGGTGCCGCCTACCTGGCGTGGATCGGCCTGCAGATGTTGCGCGGTGCATTGAACAACTGGCGTGCGCGCAAGGCCGGCGAGTCGGTTGAGCAGACCACGGCGCCGGCAGACGAAGCCAATCCGTTCAAGAAGGCACTGGTCATCAGCCTGCTGAACCCGAAGGCGATCCTGTTTTTCATCTCGTTCTTCATCCAGTTCGTCGATCCGCACTACGCATTGCCGGTGGTGTCGTTCGTTGTGCTGGGGCTGGTCTGCCAAGTCTGCAGCTTCCTGTACCTGACCACCATCATCTTCGTGGGCGCGCGGCTGGCCGCGGCGTTCCGCGCGCGACGACGTCTGTCTGCCGGTATGAGCAGCGGCGTCGGCGCCATGTTTATCGGCTTTTCCGCCAAGCTGGCGACGGCCACACTGAATTAA